The Macaca mulatta isolate MMU2019108-1 chromosome X, T2T-MMU8v2.0, whole genome shotgun sequence DNA window GTTTTCTTCACCCCAACTGCTTCTGCAATTACTTCACTCTCTAGAATCACTTTGCATTTCCAGCGGAGGCCTGTCATCCTTTCATAGACATACTCAACTGTCATTCGGTTAAACTGAGCTGTGTCATTCAGCGTGCACACGGGATTTGAAGAATTCTCATAAACTACAAGATCCTttatatctttcttctttccagatcCTCTGGGTGAAGAGCCTGTATGGCATTGTGAACTTTTGACAGATGGATAAGTGGGCTGTGTTTTTTGAAGAATTTTCAAAGCCTCGTCGGCAGCTGCATGTTTACTTGTTTTCTTGGTTCCATAACCTTCAGCTAAGCAGTGATCTTGTAAAAACACTCGACAACGCCATGTGCGATTTGGCATCATCTCATATTTGTATTCAATTGACATCTTGTTGAATGAGGCAGAATTGTTAAGGATACCAATTGCatcatttgcattttctgtaATGACAAAATTGGTCCAGTGTTTGGCGGAAGCATTAAAAACTGGCTGCCCGGAAGCATCTTTACCCAGTACCACCAGGTCTTCTGGTGGTTTCAGAGCTGGAGGAAATTCATAGGAGGACATGCCAATCTGACACACCACGAGGTCCTCTCCAAACGTATGTTTGAATTTCCGCCGGACAACTCTAACTTCAATACGTTTCTGCAAGAGTTTTACAGCTAGTTCTGTAGCTCGATCCCTGGACCCATTCTTGCTGCCAGCATAACCTGTAGTTAAGTAGATATTTTGGCATCTAACTTCACAAGCATAGCCATCAGttagaagttttttatttttggggatGTCAGCAGGAGGAATTTCCTTTAAAGGAGCATATATATACTCAGGATTTGTCTTACATGCCTGAATACAACGAgttaacatatatgtataattaatTTTATCAGATCCAGAAGTCATCTCTGGATTAGAAAGGTTCTTCCAGATTGTCGCCGTTAacttttcaataaaatactgctTCTCGGCTACCACGGACTCGGGAAATGTCTGTGATGGTGAAGGCTCAGGAGTTGACTGAGAGTTTGCCTGCTGTGATGTGCTGCTTGGGGCAGGGTTCCCACTGTCAAAATACATGTTGGCTGCTACAGGCTGGTCTTTTGTGAGAATGAATCCTGATGAATCACAATACTGAGAATTCCCATCTTGTATACTGAAAGAGTCTTGAGTATAATCTTGGTAGATGTCTCTTGGCAAGCTGGCAAAATGTGTTTGTTCATTTACCTCTTTTGTTTGAGGGCCATAAGGATCTTCCTGTCTTTCATCTTTTGAACTACTAGCTACAAAATGTACAGGCTCAAAACGAGGTCTCGCATGGAATTTGGAACCGGCTTGCTTTTTAGGAGGATTTTGACCTATAGAATGAGTGAAATTTACAATTCATTAAAATGGGAATATTTCAAAAGAACCAAACAGGAAAATAGTACCAACCATATTATTTGCAAGCTGCATTGTTGGTACAAGATACTTCCATCACAAAAACTTCACATCATTTGGGTGAAGGGACTCAATTATCAATGTAAGATTCCAGCATAAGGAGGGATGTTCCCTGTCTTTCCACATGTATGGGAAGACCCTTGATAGAAAATATACCATTGAGTCAAGTATGCAGGTCACCACCACACATTACTGGTAGCTGCTTTTGCATCAAATGAGCTAAAGCACAGGTGAAGTGTACTCTTCACTTGTGCTGGAAGGTGAAGTGGACTGGAAGATTGTTCCAGTACAATCTCATACCACCCATGCTGAAAAGCTCACTTAAGGATTGAAAATGGGAAAGATGGTTCTAATGCAAGGCAGATGATGAGCAGAGGCAGTTACAAAGCCTTTCTCTTTTGTATCAGAGGTGAGTGACTCTGTGATGGTGCTTTACATAGTTGTGactaaaaatcaaagaaaaagaatgatcAAAAGTTTTCAACTTCAAAACCTCAGCTCTGACCCATTCATCACAAAAGGGTGTTTGCTCTATTTTCTTTCTAGAACAAACAACAGCTGGAAACTAATGATTTATGTGAGATGCCAAATTTAAAGCTATAGATGAACTCTGATGAGGCTATACTAGACACTAGAGCTTCCTCCCTGTAACACTGCTCAGTAGAAAGCTCGTCCATCCCGGACCCATCCAAGAGGATTTAGGGATTTAGATGCTCAAGTGATCACAGGATAAGATTTTATTTAGAGGGCGGTTCCATGGCATAAATTTCAAGGACTGCATAATAATATGATTTCGATATTCTTAGTTTTCAATTCTATTTAGCATACTCAAAAAAGTGTATATAACTAAAAGCTAAAACTCTTTTACCCGTAAGAACTAATATTACCAATGTTATTTGAAATCATATACCACACTCATACCATTTTTGAAAGCCATGTTTCTTCAAATCCCACCTTTCAGAAACAAGTATACTCACCATCACATGTTGAGAGGTGGCGTTTTTGACCTTTGGAAGGCTTGGACAGCACCAGATCATATGAAGGCATCTCCCCAATATCAATACCTTCAGCCATTTGGAGAATTTTTTCCATCAGGCGTGGGCTGTACCTATTTAAGTTAATATAATCTAGAGTTAAAACAGGTAAGGATGTCTTTTCAAAAAAGCTTCAAAATAAGCCAGTCTCATAATTGCTCCCACAAGACTTTATCAACAGGGTATTTTGGCTATAAAACCAAAGAATCGGCCCTAAAATATTTACCCATCAAATGAATAATTATGTTACTAATTAGGAAATCAAGATTTTTTTCAGCATAAGACATACAAATATAAACTCAAAAAATTTTTAGCAAAAACCTTAATTTGAATTGAAAATATCAGTATAAATTCATGATTTGTTTTGATTGTGGTCTCTACCACTTCTCTTGAAATGGAATCAGGGTCCTTAGAGAAGTGGCTGATTCTAAGTCTGTGGCAGGAAATGTCTAAGGTGAGCCTGAGAAATCTTCTAGCACCTAAAACCAAGGAATCTGTCAAAGATCAAAGGGGTTGTGTCAAATGGACTCAGAAGCCAATCTGAATAAACTCATACTGGCAAAGTGAGCCAACTAAAATATCGATAAGAACAATGATGGCAATGGATTGAAACACATCAAATATGTTGAAAATCCATTAGTTCATAATGATACTTACAAACTATTATTGGTCACCTTTGAAGGATGGAAGGAACCATGTCATTATTCTGCAAACAGGTAAAtatgaaaggaagaaagcaaacatTTATCCTGCATTTTCCTGTATAAACTGTACTTAGAGCAACCAAAGAGATGATGAGGAAAATATCTTTTAGAGAAGCATTCCAGCTAATAAATGAAGGAACGATGGACTACTACCATTTCGTAacctataataaaataaaaaacgaTCATCAggcgggtatggtggctcacacctgtaatctcggcactttggaaggccgaagcaggtggatcacttgaggtcaggagttc harbors:
- the NKRF gene encoding NF-kappa-B-repressing factor isoform X1 → MAGGRLLLGGDFLSPPPLPPLPPPPLPPLPPPPPEPVLEQWRYSHESDWQWALRRSFICRHLHSYPGAALDQLLALSAAWTNHVFLGCRYSPRLMEKILQMAEGIDIGEMPSYDLVLSKPSKGQKRHLSTCDGQNPPKKQAGSKFHARPRFEPVHFVASSSKDERQEDPYGPQTKEVNEQTHFASLPRDIYQDYTQDSFSIQDGNSQYCDSSGFILTKDQPVAANMYFDSGNPAPSSTSQQANSQSTPEPSPSQTFPESVVAEKQYFIEKLTATIWKNLSNPEMTSGSDKINYTYMLTRCIQACKTNPEYIYAPLKEIPPADIPKNKKLLTDGYACEVRCQNIYLTTGYAGSKNGSRDRATELAVKLLQKRIEVRVVRRKFKHTFGEDLVVCQIGMSSYEFPPALKPPEDLVVLGKDASGQPVFNASAKHWTNFVITENANDAIGILNNSASFNKMSIEYKYEMMPNRTWRCRVFLQDHCLAEGYGTKKTSKHAAADEALKILQKTQPTYPSVKSSQCHTGSSPRGSGKKKDIKDLVVYENSSNPVCTLNDTAQFNRMTVEYVYERMTGLRWKCKVILESEVIAEAVGVKKTVKYEAAGEAVKTLKKTQPTVINNLKKGAVEDVISRNEIQGRSAEEAYKQQIREDNIGNQLLRKMGWTGGGLGKSGEGIREPISVKEQHKREGLGLDVERVNKIAKRDIEQIIRNYARSESHTDLTFSRELTNDERKQIHQIAQKYGLKSKSHGVGHDRYLVVGRKRRKEDLLDQLKQEGQVGHYELVMPQAN
- the NKRF gene encoding NF-kappa-B-repressing factor isoform X3, whose protein sequence is MEKILQMAEGIDIGEMPSYDLVLSKPSKGQKRHLSTCDGQNPPKKQAGSKFHARPRFEPVHFVASSSKDERQEDPYGPQTKEVNEQTHFASLPRDIYQDYTQDSFSIQDGNSQYCDSSGFILTKDQPVAANMYFDSGNPAPSSTSQQANSQSTPEPSPSQTFPESVVAEKQYFIEKLTATIWKNLSNPEMTSGSDKINYTYMLTRCIQACKTNPEYIYAPLKEIPPADIPKNKKLLTDGYACEVRCQNIYLTTGYAGSKNGSRDRATELAVKLLQKRIEVRVVRRKFKHTFGEDLVVCQIGMSSYEFPPALKPPEDLVVLGKDASGQPVFNASAKHWTNFVITENANDAIGILNNSASFNKMSIEYKYEMMPNRTWRCRVFLQDHCLAEGYGTKKTSKHAAADEALKILQKTQPTYPSVKSSQCHTGSSPRGSGKKKDIKDLVVYENSSNPVCTLNDTAQFNRMTVEYVYERMTGLRWKCKVILESEVIAEAVGVKKTVKYEAAGEAVKTLKKTQPTVINNLKKGAVEDVISRNEIQGRSAEEAYKQQIREDNIGNQLLRKMGWTGGGLGKSGEGIREPISVKEQHKREGLGLDVERVNKIAKRDIEQIIRNYARSESHTDLTFSRELTNDERKQIHQIAQKYGLKSKSHGVGHDRYLVVGRKRRKEDLLDQLKQEGQVGHYELVMPQAN
- the NKRF gene encoding NF-kappa-B-repressing factor isoform X2; its protein translation is MGFMLPLIFRYSPRLMEKILQMAEGIDIGEMPSYDLVLSKPSKGQKRHLSTCDGQNPPKKQAGSKFHARPRFEPVHFVASSSKDERQEDPYGPQTKEVNEQTHFASLPRDIYQDYTQDSFSIQDGNSQYCDSSGFILTKDQPVAANMYFDSGNPAPSSTSQQANSQSTPEPSPSQTFPESVVAEKQYFIEKLTATIWKNLSNPEMTSGSDKINYTYMLTRCIQACKTNPEYIYAPLKEIPPADIPKNKKLLTDGYACEVRCQNIYLTTGYAGSKNGSRDRATELAVKLLQKRIEVRVVRRKFKHTFGEDLVVCQIGMSSYEFPPALKPPEDLVVLGKDASGQPVFNASAKHWTNFVITENANDAIGILNNSASFNKMSIEYKYEMMPNRTWRCRVFLQDHCLAEGYGTKKTSKHAAADEALKILQKTQPTYPSVKSSQCHTGSSPRGSGKKKDIKDLVVYENSSNPVCTLNDTAQFNRMTVEYVYERMTGLRWKCKVILESEVIAEAVGVKKTVKYEAAGEAVKTLKKTQPTVINNLKKGAVEDVISRNEIQGRSAEEAYKQQIREDNIGNQLLRKMGWTGGGLGKSGEGIREPISVKEQHKREGLGLDVERVNKIAKRDIEQIIRNYARSESHTDLTFSRELTNDERKQIHQIAQKYGLKSKSHGVGHDRYLVVGRKRRKEDLLDQLKQEGQVGHYELVMPQAN